One window of Mesorhizobium sp. PAMC28654 genomic DNA carries:
- a CDS encoding IS3 family transposase (programmed frameshift) — protein sequence MTKQRQFTDAFKAEAVGLVRTSGRTKRQIAEDLGVGFSTLTRWMGRQLDREMGDPGRPPDADVAAELKRLRRENEILRQERDILKRATGFFRQGGKSVRFALIDQAKKDFPVDRLCATLGVSPSGYFAWGRRPACRRQRDDMIMLAHVRSSFALSNGTYGSPRMTRELQDNGFAIGRRRTARLMRENGLQARQKRRFKRTTDSEHAFPVAPNVIDQDFAATGPNQKWGADISYIWTREGWLYLAVVIDLFARKVVGWAAGNRLHRSLALAALNKAFVMRQPEPGLIHHSDRGSQYCSIDYQAELRAAGVIISMSGKGNCFDNAMVETFFKTLKTELIWRTSFLTRADAQAAIARYIDGFYNPIRRHSALDYISPMQFERNAAE from the exons ATGACGAAACAGAGACAGTTTACGGATGCGTTCAAGGCGGAGGCGGTTGGCCTTGTGCGAACGAGCGGTCGGACGAAGCGGCAGATCGCGGAGGATCTTGGTGTTGGTTTCTCGACGCTGACGCGATGGATGGGTCGGCAGCTGGATCGTGAGATGGGCGATCCTGGGCGTCCGCCTGATGCTGATGTCGCCGCTGAATTGAAACGGCTGCGGCGGGAGAATGAAATCCTTCGGCAGGAGCGGGATATCTTGAAACGGGCGACGG GCTTTTTTCGTCAAGGAGGGAAGTCGGTGAGGTTCGCGCTCATCGACCAGGCGAAGAAGGATTTCCCTGTGGACCGTTTGTGCGCGACGCTGGGTGTCAGCCCGAGCGGCTACTTTGCCTGGGGGCGCCGGCCGGCGTGCCGCCGGCAGCGCGACGACATGATAATGCTGGCGCATGTGCGATCGTCGTTCGCGCTGTCGAACGGAACCTATGGTAGCCCGCGCATGACGCGGGAACTGCAAGACAATGGCTTTGCCATTGGCCGGCGACGAACGGCGCGTCTGATGCGGGAGAATGGCCTCCAGGCAAGACAGAAGCGGCGGTTCAAGCGCACGACGGACAGCGAACACGCCTTTCCGGTTGCCCCCAATGTCATCGACCAGGATTTTGCCGCCACTGGTCCCAACCAGAAATGGGGTGCCGACATCTCCTACATCTGGACGCGGGAGGGCTGGTTGTACCTTGCTGTCGTCATCGATCTGTTTGCCCGCAAGGTCGTTGGCTGGGCTGCTGGCAACCGGCTACACCGCAGCCTGGCTCTGGCAGCGCTCAACAAGGCGTTCGTCATGCGGCAGCCGGAACCCGGCCTCATTCACCACTCCGACCGCGGCAGCCAATATTGTTCTATCGACTACCAAGCCGAATTGCGTGCCGCCGGCGTCATCATCTCAATGTCAGGCAAGGGCAATTGCTTTGATAACGCCATGGTCGAAACATTCTTCAAGACGCTGAAAACTGAACTGATCTGGCGCACCTCTTTCCTTACCCGCGCCGATGCCCAAGCCGCCATTGCCCGATATATCGACGGCTTCTACAATCCCATCCGGCGGCATTCCGCGCTCGACTACATCAGCCCGATGCAGTTCGAGCGAAACGCCGCCGAATGA
- a CDS encoding transposase gives MRRKLSTFSGQVHAEHIYDVIYCARGQAENLIKMHKSQLASDRTSCRSPIANQVRLVLHTAAYWLMLTLREAVPTTHHLRNAEFATLRLRLLKLGARVIETVSRIRLAFAAACPEASLFRAIASNLLPEGP, from the coding sequence ATCAGAAGGAAACTCTCCACTTTTTCGGGGCAAGTCCACGCCGAGCACATCTACGACGTGATCTACTGCGCCCGCGGCCAGGCCGAAAACCTGATCAAGATGCACAAGAGCCAGCTCGCCTCCGACCGCACCTCCTGCCGCTCACCGATTGCCAACCAGGTCCGTCTCGTCCTGCACACCGCCGCATACTGGTTGATGCTCACCCTGCGCGAGGCGGTGCCCACGACCCATCATCTGCGCAACGCCGAGTTCGCTACGCTGCGGCTCAGGCTGCTCAAGCTCGGCGCCCGCGTCATCGAAACCGTCTCTCGCATCCGCCTGGCCTTCGCCGCCGCCTGTCCCGAGGCAAGTCTGTTCCGGGCGATCGCCAGCAATCTGCTACCGGAAGGACCATGA
- a CDS encoding IS3 family transposase (programmed frameshift), with the protein MRTSGRTKRQIAEDLGVGFSTLTRWMGRQLDREMGDPGRPPDADVAAELKRLRRENEILRQERDILKRATAFFVGGKSVRFALIDQAKKDFPVDRLCATLGVSPSGYFAWGRRPACRRQRDDMIMLAHVRSSFALSNGTYGSPRMTRELQDNGFAIGRRRTARLMRENGLQARQKRRFKRTTDSEHAFPVAPNVIDQDFAATGPNQKWGADISYIWTREGWLYLAVVIDLFARKVVGWAAGNRLHRSLALAALNKAFVMRQPEPGLIHHSDRGSQYCSIDYQAELRAAGVIISMSGKGNCFDNAMVETFFKTLKTELIWRTSFLTRADAQAAIARYIDGFYNPIRRHSALDYISPMQFERNAAE; encoded by the exons GTGCGAACGAGCGGTCGGACGAAGCGGCAGATCGCGGAGGATCTTGGTGTTGGTTTCTCGACGCTGACGCGATGGATGGGTCGGCAGCTGGATCGTGAGATGGGCGATCCTGGGCGTCCGCCTGATGCTGATGTCGCCGCTGAATTGAAACGGCTGCGGCGGGAGAATGAAATCCTTCGGCAGGAGCGGGATATCTTGAAACGGGCGACGGCTTTTTTCGTC GGAGGGAAGTCGGTGAGGTTCGCGCTCATCGACCAGGCGAAGAAGGATTTCCCTGTGGACCGTTTGTGCGCGACGCTGGGTGTCAGCCCGAGCGGCTACTTTGCCTGGGGGCGCCGGCCGGCGTGCCGCCGGCAGCGCGACGACATGATAATGCTGGCGCATGTGCGATCGTCGTTCGCGCTGTCGAACGGAACCTATGGTAGCCCGCGCATGACGCGGGAACTGCAAGACAATGGCTTTGCCATTGGCCGGCGACGAACGGCGCGTCTGATGCGGGAGAATGGCCTCCAGGCAAGACAGAAGCGGCGGTTCAAGCGCACGACGGACAGCGAACACGCCTTTCCGGTTGCCCCCAATGTCATCGACCAGGATTTTGCCGCCACTGGTCCCAACCAGAAATGGGGTGCCGACATCTCCTACATCTGGACGCGGGAGGGCTGGTTGTACCTTGCTGTCGTCATCGATCTGTTTGCCCGCAAGGTCGTTGGCTGGGCTGCTGGCAACCGGCTACACCGCAGCCTGGCTCTGGCAGCGCTCAACAAGGCGTTCGTCATGCGGCAGCCGGAACCCGGCCTCATTCACCACTCCGACCGCGGCAGCCAATATTGTTCTATCGACTACCAAGCCGAATTGCGTGCCGCCGGCGTCATCATCTCAATGTCAGGCAAGGGCAATTGCTTTGATAACGCCATGGTCGAAACATTCTTCAAGACGCTGAAAACTGAACTGATCTGGCGCACCTCTTTCCTTACCCGCGCCGATGCCCAAGCCGCCATTGCCCGATATATCGACGGCTTCTACAATCCCATCCGGCGGCATTCCGCGCTCGACTACATCAGCCCGATGCAGTTCGAGCGAAACGCCGCCGAATGA
- a CDS encoding DUF5343 domain-containing protein, which produces MPVSLPYLASNKNLPLLFEKIAAAKVPEKFTHGFLTTTIGLKGTNDRSLIPLLRTMGFLDQSGTPTQTYRQLKGHNRGGALADGMKRADAPLFDADQDAQKLPSERLKSLIAQVWTCPEKVESFLLMKGDLDDETETVYGCVQGGGGWPCANERSDEAADRGGSWCWFLDADAMDGSAAGS; this is translated from the coding sequence ATGCCTGTTTCACTGCCGTACCTAGCAAGCAACAAGAACCTGCCATTGCTTTTCGAAAAGATAGCTGCAGCAAAAGTACCCGAAAAGTTTACTCATGGTTTCCTTACCACGACGATAGGGCTCAAGGGTACTAACGATAGATCCCTCATTCCTCTACTTCGGACTATGGGGTTTCTCGACCAGTCCGGCACACCCACGCAAACGTACAGGCAATTGAAAGGGCACAATCGGGGCGGTGCGCTTGCTGATGGCATGAAGCGCGCCGACGCGCCGCTTTTTGACGCCGACCAAGACGCGCAGAAACTTCCTTCAGAACGTCTCAAGAGCCTAATAGCGCAGGTGTGGACTTGCCCCGAAAAAGTGGAGAGTTTCCTTCTGATGAAAGGCGACCTCGATGACGAAACAGAGACAGTTTACGGATGCGTTCAAGGCGGAGGCGGTTGGCCTTGTGCGAACGAGCGGTCGGACGAAGCGGCAGATCGCGGAGGATCTTGGTGTTGGTTTCTCGACGCTGACGCGATGGATGGGTCGGCAGCTGGATCGTGA
- a CDS encoding helix-turn-helix transcriptional regulator, with translation MQNIVFDQKFITDTSAQIAETAERAVFDANAWDDFVELLGGAFPGTCIVFQRLDLRRNRVDYDRVLNMDPDDEASYRQYYCTLNPWIAPMRSVPSGTVMVSERDCPSGGFSHTEFYDWLHPELRAGAAIILEAGGENLAAVAVHYGVDRADAYDQPVSQLLHGISRPLLRSAEAARLFEQAMDRERSAAAIASRSGDVACVVDGQLRVKEANARAESEFQRRKVVSMRAGKFSLSASDINGWLADTLRLWAAGVEPDATTRVLLADGAYQIGITRLPRGAGMHSLFSGGPLFLVIVRNLSVPAEPGTMADLATAFGLTLAERRLCEVLLLGHSPKEAAEMLGIASETARHRLKVIFQKTDTHKQSQLIALLGRLL, from the coding sequence TTGCAGAATATTGTCTTTGACCAGAAATTCATAACCGACACCTCCGCTCAGATCGCCGAAACGGCCGAGCGCGCCGTCTTCGATGCGAATGCGTGGGACGATTTTGTTGAACTGCTCGGGGGTGCGTTTCCTGGCACGTGCATCGTGTTCCAGCGTCTCGACCTGCGCCGGAACAGGGTCGACTATGACCGCGTCCTGAACATGGATCCGGATGACGAGGCCAGCTATCGGCAGTATTATTGCACCTTGAATCCATGGATTGCGCCCATGCGCTCCGTACCGTCCGGCACGGTGATGGTCAGTGAGCGTGACTGCCCCTCCGGCGGCTTCAGTCATACGGAATTCTACGACTGGCTGCATCCCGAACTGCGCGCGGGGGCGGCGATCATTCTGGAAGCGGGTGGCGAGAACCTGGCCGCGGTAGCAGTGCATTACGGTGTCGATCGCGCCGACGCCTATGACCAACCCGTGTCGCAATTGCTGCATGGCATCAGCAGGCCGCTGCTGCGATCGGCGGAAGCGGCACGCCTGTTCGAACAGGCCATGGACCGCGAGAGGTCGGCTGCCGCGATCGCTTCGCGCTCCGGCGATGTCGCGTGTGTCGTCGATGGGCAGTTGAGGGTCAAGGAGGCGAACGCGCGGGCCGAGAGCGAATTCCAGCGTCGCAAGGTGGTCTCGATGCGGGCCGGCAAGTTTTCGCTATCGGCATCCGATATCAATGGCTGGCTGGCGGATACGCTCCGCCTTTGGGCTGCGGGCGTGGAGCCGGACGCGACGACACGCGTTCTCCTTGCCGATGGTGCCTATCAGATCGGCATTACGCGCCTTCCCAGGGGAGCCGGGATGCACTCCCTGTTTTCCGGCGGTCCGCTCTTTCTCGTCATCGTGCGCAACCTGTCCGTGCCGGCCGAACCCGGAACGATGGCGGATCTGGCCACCGCCTTCGGCCTGACACTCGCTGAACGGAGGCTTTGCGAGGTGCTCTTGCTTGGCCATTCCCCGAAGGAAGCCGCCGAGATGCTGGGGATAGCGTCCGAAACGGCCAGGCACAGGCTGAAGGTGATCTTTCAAAAGACCGACACCCACAAGCAGAGCCAGTTGATCGCGCTTCTGGGTCGCCTGCTCTGA
- a CDS encoding M24 family metallopeptidase has translation MCGNKPSAAQKRVIEDCAMVVEEVRAMYKPGITARDIGRAGDKLAQKVGFFDSEQGLGQWPIYGHGTGTFWQFPVPVFAKEAETLDPEIQLVDTPYQPGMVVSSEFFLSDPEGGSAAFEQNFIITETGQELLTKTPMIWW, from the coding sequence GTGTGCGGCAACAAGCCGAGCGCGGCACAGAAGCGGGTAATCGAGGATTGTGCCATGGTCGTCGAAGAGGTGCGAGCCATGTACAAGCCGGGCATTACCGCCCGCGACATTGGCAGGGCTGGTGACAAGCTGGCGCAAAAGGTCGGCTTCTTTGACTCCGAACAGGGGCTGGGCCAATGGCCAATTTACGGCCATGGCACCGGAACCTTCTGGCAGTTTCCCGTGCCGGTTTTCGCGAAAGAGGCCGAAACGCTCGATCCCGAAATCCAGCTGGTCGATACGCCCTACCAGCCTGGCATGGTGGTTTCGTCGGAGTTCTTCCTTAGCGATCCGGAGGGGGGCTCGGCGGCTTTCGAGCAGAACTTCATCATAACCGAGACCGGTCAGGAATTGCTGACCAAGACTCCAATGATCTGGTGGTGA
- a CDS encoding ABC transporter ATP-binding protein — protein MKALDHTRHGPALAVHDLSIGLVSGSPIVENVGFALAPGGSLGIVGESGSGKTTLAMALVGHTGPGIRIASGRVEIAGRDILAAGPKEVAALRGRQIAYVPQDAPSALNPSMRAGDIVAEMLRIHAPERYGPDSIARAMGLVDLPSDSAFLKRYPHQLSGGQQQRLAIAAAMAAEPRVLVLDEPTTGLDMITQKRILDEVGRLRARTGVAVVVISHDLEVVEELCGATLVLYAGRVVEQGPTRALLKVPAHPYTRGLIGAVARPGFRPRGMHGSAPPPNRRRGGCLFSPRCPQAHDNCRVEIPLSQEAGPEHWVSCPYHAEATVADPAPVGERKRDTASEQPVLDIRDLTVAYRGQRVLQNVSLTIHRGERVALLGQSGSGKTTLGRCVAGLVDREAGDIRLNGTSLSPRVSRRTRDQLRAVQMVLQNPYVSFNPQFTIGATLQRAMRMLSDPDRAGQSGRPHLLHLLERVRLPTEAADAYPAQLSGGELQRAAIAQALACGPDLIICDEATSALDVSVQAVVIELLRDLTEEEGVSLLVISHDLGVVGSISDRIYVLDQGLIVEHAPTPILLAAPKSDLARRLIASRPDTAAGSPVFHVTSQRTENRHDSLHP, from the coding sequence ATGAAGGCGCTGGATCACACCCGGCACGGGCCGGCCTTGGCGGTTCACGATCTGTCGATCGGCCTTGTCAGCGGGTCCCCCATTGTCGAGAACGTGGGGTTCGCACTGGCCCCCGGCGGCTCCCTTGGCATCGTCGGCGAATCCGGCAGCGGCAAGACGACGCTGGCGATGGCCCTCGTCGGCCATACCGGCCCGGGTATCAGGATCGCCAGTGGCCGGGTCGAAATCGCAGGCCGCGACATCCTCGCCGCCGGCCCCAAAGAGGTGGCCGCGCTGCGCGGGCGGCAGATCGCCTATGTGCCGCAAGACGCCCCGAGCGCTCTCAACCCGTCGATGCGCGCGGGCGATATCGTGGCCGAGATGCTGCGCATCCATGCGCCCGAACGCTACGGCCCCGACAGCATTGCAAGAGCCATGGGTCTCGTCGACCTGCCCTCGGACTCCGCGTTCCTGAAGCGCTATCCGCATCAATTGTCGGGCGGCCAGCAGCAGCGCCTTGCCATCGCGGCCGCCATGGCCGCTGAGCCGCGGGTCCTGGTTCTGGACGAACCCACGACGGGCCTCGACATGATCACCCAGAAGCGCATTCTCGATGAAGTGGGACGCCTGCGCGCGCGCACCGGCGTCGCGGTGGTGGTGATCAGCCACGACCTGGAGGTTGTCGAAGAACTCTGCGGCGCCACGCTCGTGCTCTATGCTGGGCGGGTGGTGGAGCAAGGGCCGACGCGGGCCCTGCTGAAAGTGCCCGCGCATCCCTACACTCGTGGATTGATCGGGGCGGTGGCGCGCCCGGGCTTCCGGCCGCGCGGCATGCATGGCAGCGCGCCGCCGCCCAACCGCCGCAGGGGTGGCTGCCTTTTCTCGCCGCGCTGCCCGCAGGCCCATGACAATTGTCGTGTAGAGATCCCTCTATCCCAGGAGGCCGGGCCCGAGCACTGGGTGAGCTGTCCCTATCATGCCGAGGCCACCGTCGCCGATCCAGCCCCGGTCGGAGAGAGGAAGCGTGACACGGCTTCCGAACAGCCCGTGCTCGACATCCGCGACCTGACGGTAGCCTATCGTGGCCAGAGGGTTCTGCAAAACGTCTCACTGACGATCCATCGTGGCGAGCGCGTTGCGCTGCTCGGCCAATCGGGAAGCGGCAAGACCACACTCGGCCGTTGCGTCGCCGGCCTTGTCGATCGTGAAGCGGGTGATATCCGCTTGAACGGCACTTCGCTTTCGCCACGGGTTTCCCGGCGAACGCGCGATCAGCTTCGGGCGGTGCAGATGGTGCTGCAAAACCCCTATGTGTCATTCAATCCGCAATTCACCATCGGCGCGACGCTGCAGCGCGCCATGCGCATGCTCTCCGATCCCGACCGGGCCGGGCAGTCCGGCCGGCCGCACCTCCTTCACCTGCTGGAACGTGTGCGTCTGCCGACCGAGGCGGCCGACGCCTATCCCGCGCAGCTTTCCGGTGGCGAGTTGCAACGCGCCGCGATCGCCCAGGCCTTGGCCTGCGGTCCGGATCTGATCATCTGCGACGAGGCGACCTCGGCCCTCGATGTATCGGTCCAGGCCGTGGTCATCGAACTGTTGCGTGATCTCACCGAAGAAGAAGGCGTGTCACTGCTCGTCATTTCCCATGACCTGGGTGTCGTCGGCAGCATCTCCGACCGCATCTACGTGCTCGATCAGGGTCTGATCGTCGAGCACGCACCCACCCCGATCCTGCTTGCCGCACCAAAAAGCGATCTTGCCCGACGTCTGATCGCGTCGCGTCCGGACACGGCCGCGGGCAGCCCGGTTTTCCATGTAACGTCTCAGAGGACAGAAAACAGACATGATTCGCTTCACCCGTGA
- a CDS encoding ABC transporter permease, protein MLGVVAIALFGPAFFSGSTEIVGRPFMMPTPGHPLGLDGYGRDVLTRLMNGGFTILLLVTATTALVYAVGAPVGLFTALHSRALSASALWLFDCLLAFPPLLLVLLLAASTAGGVTAAVIAVAASQVPWVARLVRAAASEVATSGYVDAARLRGESTWSIMWRELLPNIRATMLADLGLRITVSILLITSASFLGVGLRPPTADWGLMAAENRNGLALQPWAVLAPAAMIALLTVGVNLMFDAWPKTSGRRHGAELPENEA, encoded by the coding sequence GTGCTGGGAGTCGTCGCGATTGCATTGTTCGGACCCGCTTTCTTCAGCGGTTCGACCGAAATCGTCGGGCGGCCGTTCATGATGCCGACACCGGGGCATCCACTGGGCCTCGACGGCTATGGCCGCGACGTGCTGACCCGATTGATGAATGGCGGGTTCACCATCCTGCTTCTGGTCACGGCCACCACCGCGCTCGTCTATGCCGTGGGCGCGCCCGTTGGACTGTTCACGGCATTGCACAGCCGGGCGCTGAGCGCCTCTGCTCTCTGGCTCTTCGACTGCCTGCTGGCCTTTCCCCCGCTGTTGCTGGTTCTCCTCCTGGCGGCCTCGACCGCTGGCGGCGTCACCGCGGCGGTGATCGCGGTGGCGGCGAGCCAGGTACCCTGGGTCGCGCGCCTCGTGCGCGCCGCGGCAAGCGAGGTGGCTACAAGCGGCTATGTCGATGCGGCCCGCCTGCGCGGTGAAAGCACATGGTCGATAATGTGGCGCGAATTGCTGCCCAATATCCGCGCCACGATGCTGGCTGACCTGGGCCTGCGGATCACGGTCTCGATCCTGCTCATCACGAGCGCCAGCTTTCTCGGCGTGGGGCTACGCCCGCCCACGGCCGACTGGGGCTTGATGGCGGCCGAGAACCGCAACGGGCTGGCACTGCAGCCCTGGGCAGTGCTCGCGCCCGCGGCGATGATCGCCCTGCTGACGGTTGGCGTGAACCTGATGTTCGACGCGTGGCCCAAGACCTCCGGGCGTCGCCACGGTGCCGAATTGCCGGAGAATGAAGCATGA
- a CDS encoding ABC transporter permease: protein MMSLKPTFGANTMSRFLLTRTISGAGLVLVVCLATFIAVTLLPGDAANFVSGRSASPERLAEVRERLNLNDPVAQRFLRWGLRAVQGDLGPALTSPRPVSEIITPRLRNSLILAGIAAALLVPLAVATGALAGALAGGGMDRGLSVISLVLLSMPEFFLGTLLAYWLGVKWHLFPPIALFDAAQGPWSNPSVLVLPCLTLVITNLGYPARIIRANVAEAMGGRVVLTARLNGIPEGRIVWKYALRNCLAPGIQVISLTLLYLLGGIIVVENVFQFPGIGTLAVEATQQRDLNVVLGLVATITVIYALVMLLTDTLIILVTPKLRTLRF from the coding sequence ATGATGAGCCTGAAACCGACCTTTGGCGCCAACACGATGAGCCGGTTCCTTTTGACCCGGACCATTTCCGGGGCGGGTCTCGTCTTGGTGGTCTGCCTGGCGACCTTCATTGCCGTAACCCTGCTGCCCGGCGACGCGGCCAATTTCGTCTCCGGGCGCTCGGCCAGTCCCGAGAGGCTGGCCGAGGTGCGCGAACGTCTCAACCTCAACGATCCCGTCGCCCAGCGCTTCCTTCGCTGGGGGCTGAGGGCGGTGCAAGGCGATCTGGGACCGGCGCTCACCTCGCCGAGACCTGTTTCCGAAATCATCACGCCCCGGCTGCGAAACAGCCTGATCCTCGCGGGCATTGCGGCGGCGCTTCTGGTGCCGCTCGCCGTGGCGACCGGCGCCCTTGCCGGCGCCCTGGCCGGCGGAGGCATGGACCGCGGTCTGTCGGTCATCTCGCTGGTATTGCTGTCGATGCCGGAGTTCTTCCTGGGGACGCTGCTGGCCTATTGGCTTGGCGTGAAATGGCATCTCTTCCCGCCCATCGCGCTCTTCGACGCGGCGCAAGGTCCATGGAGCAACCCCTCGGTTCTGGTTCTGCCATGCCTCACACTGGTCATCACCAATCTGGGCTATCCGGCCCGGATCATCCGCGCCAACGTGGCCGAAGCGATGGGCGGGCGCGTGGTTCTGACCGCGCGGCTCAACGGGATTCCCGAGGGCCGTATCGTCTGGAAATATGCGCTGCGCAACTGTCTCGCGCCGGGCATCCAGGTCATCTCGCTCACCCTGCTTTACCTTCTGGGCGGCATCATCGTAGTCGAGAACGTGTTCCAGTTCCCAGGCATCGGGACGCTCGCGGTCGAAGCCACCCAGCAGCGCGACCTGAATGTCGTGCTTGGTCTCGTTGCCACGATCACCGTGATCTACGCGCTGGTCATGCTGCTCACCGACACGCTGATCATCCTGGTCACGCCCAAGCTGCGAACTCTGAGGTTCTGA
- a CDS encoding ABC transporter substrate-binding protein, translated as MKSTNTVRMSDRMFARLREKRGWMPVFAACLGAGLMIAGPQAVGAEAPQVGGTLRAAWVGGGAADKLDPTTWLTILELARISAVFDRLTKINESGKPELMLAQAITPNADASVWTVKLRPGVKFHDGTPLTARDVLYSFKSAVGRGYFAAANFSMIDLEKSRVVDDLTVEFVLNAPNAEFDRVVSDASASIIKDGTTDFSTTAIGTGPYKIVNWVPGVRTELARNEAYWGSPVALDKLDMIEIDDDNARINALLSGQIDLAVNVPPYFAAQLEGAPGYSVVYGSGSTAPAFYMRQDKSPFDKVEVRQALRLAIDRKKCVEVALDGRGTVGNDLFGPSHPSYARDIPQREYDPEGARKLLDKAGIGKLEVELVTAPVVGMLECATVFKESAKKAGIDISIRQISPADLYNTQSVYLQVPFGTTEWKGVSFQEMARTGLLQASYANETANKKPAFDAAFAKAEAELDPKARNGQFAALQRSLWDDGGYIVWGIQTPVTAFSDRVGGYEGLAGAEVGFLPSGLGNLWIKH; from the coding sequence ATGAAGAGTACAAACACGGTCCGCATGTCGGATCGCATGTTCGCGCGACTTCGGGAGAAACGAGGCTGGATGCCCGTTTTTGCGGCTTGCCTCGGCGCCGGTCTGATGATCGCCGGACCGCAGGCGGTGGGTGCCGAGGCGCCACAGGTCGGGGGCACGTTGAGGGCCGCCTGGGTGGGCGGCGGGGCGGCGGACAAGCTCGACCCGACAACCTGGCTGACCATTCTGGAACTGGCACGGATTTCGGCCGTGTTCGACCGCCTGACGAAGATCAACGAAAGCGGCAAGCCCGAGCTTATGTTGGCGCAGGCGATCACGCCGAACGCGGATGCCAGCGTCTGGACGGTGAAGCTGCGCCCGGGGGTCAAGTTCCACGACGGCACGCCGCTGACTGCCAGGGACGTGCTCTACTCGTTCAAATCCGCGGTCGGGCGCGGCTATTTCGCCGCCGCGAACTTCTCGATGATCGATCTCGAGAAAAGCCGGGTCGTGGACGACCTGACGGTCGAATTCGTCTTGAACGCTCCCAATGCCGAGTTCGACCGTGTCGTCTCGGATGCAAGCGCATCGATCATCAAGGACGGGACCACCGATTTTTCAACGACGGCAATCGGAACCGGGCCTTACAAGATCGTCAACTGGGTTCCCGGCGTCCGCACGGAACTGGCCCGAAACGAGGCCTATTGGGGAAGCCCGGTGGCGTTGGACAAGCTCGACATGATCGAGATCGACGACGATAATGCCCGGATCAACGCGCTTCTCTCGGGCCAGATCGATCTGGCCGTGAATGTCCCGCCCTATTTCGCGGCGCAGCTTGAAGGGGCACCCGGATATTCCGTCGTCTATGGCAGTGGCTCCACGGCCCCGGCCTTTTACATGCGCCAGGACAAGTCGCCCTTCGACAAGGTCGAAGTGCGCCAGGCGCTGCGCCTTGCCATCGATCGCAAGAAATGTGTCGAAGTGGCGCTCGATGGTCGTGGCACCGTGGGCAACGACCTCTTCGGCCCTTCCCATCCCTCCTACGCCCGCGACATTCCGCAGCGGGAATACGATCCGGAAGGCGCACGCAAGCTGCTCGACAAGGCCGGTATCGGCAAGCTCGAGGTAGAGCTTGTGACCGCCCCGGTCGTGGGCATGCTGGAGTGCGCGACGGTGTTCAAGGAAAGCGCCAAGAAGGCGGGGATCGACATCTCGATCCGGCAGATCAGCCCCGCCGACCTCTACAACACCCAGTCGGTCTATCTCCAGGTGCCATTCGGCACCACGGAATGGAAGGGCGTTTCCTTCCAGGAAATGGCCCGTACCGGGCTGCTTCAGGCCTCTTATGCCAATGAGACGGCGAACAAGAAACCAGCCTTCGACGCGGCCTTCGCCAAGGCCGAGGCGGAACTCGACCCCAAGGCCCGAAACGGCCAGTTCGCGGCCTTGCAACGCTCGCTCTGGGACGATGGCGGATACATCGTCTGGGGCATCCAGACCCCGGTCACGGCATTCAGCGACCGCGTCGGAGGTTATGAGGGGCTGGCCGGCGCCGAAGTCGGCTTCCTGCCGTCCGGCCTGGGCAATCTCTGGATCAAGCACTGA
- a CDS encoding TetR/AcrR family transcriptional regulator encodes MGRPPDPKNRAALLQRIIDNLAQTGLGSLSLRSLAKDLGVTPPTLLHHFGSKEGMISEVLNTLEREQMGPVEILDQDGATLEDFVLRLWEIQSEEAELARVRLQLEAITIAATDVGLPGPVRAKIMEAWVKYIARSLERQGYERKEALAHASLIHSAITGLLLDLIATGDKERTGSAAIELGRLARSLDRGKMAPDTTGPAHGPAGRPKA; translated from the coding sequence GTGGGACGACCGCCAGACCCGAAAAACCGCGCAGCCTTGTTGCAAAGGATCATCGACAACCTTGCGCAAACAGGATTGGGCAGCCTTTCCTTACGCTCGCTTGCGAAGGACCTGGGCGTCACACCTCCAACGCTGTTGCACCATTTCGGCTCGAAAGAGGGGATGATCAGCGAAGTGCTCAACACGCTTGAGCGCGAGCAGATGGGGCCGGTTGAAATCCTGGACCAGGACGGCGCCACGCTTGAGGATTTCGTTCTGCGCCTTTGGGAGATCCAATCGGAGGAGGCAGAGCTCGCCAGAGTGCGGCTCCAGCTGGAAGCGATCACCATCGCAGCCACCGATGTCGGGCTGCCCGGCCCGGTGCGCGCGAAAATCATGGAGGCTTGGGTCAAGTACATCGCCCGAAGTCTCGAAAGGCAGGGCTACGAGCGGAAGGAAGCCCTGGCCCATGCCTCGCTGATCCATTCGGCGATCACCGGGCTGCTGCTCGACCTGATTGCCACTGGAGACAAGGAACGGACCGGCTCGGCGGCGATCGAACTCGGCAGGCTGGCGCGATCCCTGGATCGCGGGAAGATGGCCCCGGACACGACCGGGCCGGCACACGGTCCTGCGGGGCGCCCGAAAGCCTGA